A genomic segment from Propioniciclava sp. MC1595 encodes:
- the prfB gene encoding peptide chain release factor 2 gives MAAQDTSTELADLDRALSSIEAVLDPDAKRAEIATLQEEVAAPDLWDDQENAQRVTSRLSRLQSEVERLEKLRGRLDDLPVLFELAAEEGDEASRAEAERELTGLKDEIAALEIRTLLSGEYDERDAVVTIRSGAGGVDAADFAEMLLRMYLRWAERHGHATKVMDTSYAEEAGLKSVTFEVSAPFAYGTLSVEGGTHRLVRISPFDNQGRRQTSFAAVEVIPLIEATDHIEVPESDIRVDVFRSSGPGGQSVNTTDSAVRITHLPTGLVVSMQDEKSQIQNRAAALRVLQSRLLLLKKQEEDAKKKELAGDVKASWGDQMRSYVLNPYQMVKDLRTNHEVGNPDAVFDGDIDGFIDAGIRWRKQVEMGEAD, from the coding sequence GTGGCAGCCCAAGACACCAGCACCGAGCTCGCGGACCTCGACCGCGCCCTCTCCAGCATCGAAGCGGTCCTCGACCCCGATGCCAAGCGCGCCGAGATCGCGACTCTCCAGGAGGAGGTCGCGGCACCGGACCTGTGGGACGACCAGGAGAACGCCCAGCGCGTCACCTCGCGCCTGTCCCGCCTCCAGTCCGAGGTGGAGCGGCTCGAGAAGCTCCGCGGACGCCTCGACGACCTGCCGGTGCTCTTCGAGCTCGCCGCCGAGGAGGGCGACGAGGCCTCGCGTGCGGAGGCCGAGCGCGAGCTCACGGGGTTGAAGGACGAGATCGCCGCCCTCGAGATCCGCACCCTGCTGTCGGGCGAGTACGACGAGCGGGACGCCGTGGTCACCATCCGTTCGGGCGCCGGCGGCGTCGACGCGGCCGACTTCGCCGAGATGCTGCTGCGCATGTACCTGCGCTGGGCCGAGCGCCACGGCCACGCCACCAAGGTGATGGACACCAGCTACGCCGAGGAGGCCGGCCTGAAGTCGGTCACCTTCGAGGTCAGCGCCCCCTTCGCCTACGGCACCCTCTCGGTCGAGGGCGGCACCCACCGCCTCGTCCGGATCAGCCCCTTCGACAACCAGGGCCGGCGCCAGACGTCCTTCGCCGCCGTCGAGGTCATCCCGCTCATCGAGGCGACCGACCACATCGAGGTCCCCGAGTCCGACATCCGCGTCGACGTGTTCCGCTCGTCGGGGCCCGGCGGCCAGTCGGTCAACACCACCGACTCCGCCGTCCGCATCACCCACCTGCCCACGGGCCTGGTCGTGTCGATGCAGGACGAGAAGAGCCAGATCCAGAACCGCGCGGCCGCGCTGCGCGTGCTCCAGTCGCGCCTGCTGCTGCTGAAGAAGCAGGAGGAGGACGCCAAGAAGAAGGAGCTCGCGGGTGACGTGAAGGCCTCGTGGGGCGACCAGATGCGCAGCTACGTGCTGAACCCGTACCAGATGGTCAAGGACCTGCGGACCAACCACGAGGTCGGCAACCCCGACGCCGTGTTCGACGGCGACATCGACGGATTCATCGACGCGGGCATCCGCTGGCGCAAGCAGGTGGAGATGGGCGAGGCCGACTGA
- a CDS encoding CdaR family transcriptional regulator, translated as MPDETPDWIPAPRPRAAMAKRLRAASSAMTTAALAEITRRYPWFSDLDADNRASVTLVVRAGVDGFVDWFASGATGLEQRNIFAAAPRSLTTRLALQQTVDLIRTTVETVEQQINTALPRSDRQVLTLAVLQYSREIAFDAAEVYARAAETRGAWDARLEALVMDAVVRGDADESVVSRASTLGWHSPAGLCVVIGDLPAGDPSLRDLRYAAGKAGLDILASAQGPRLVVLLGGDFDHEDEALEHVADLVDAFGEGPVVVGPVVTDLVEAVVSARAATSGRRAAAAWVDAPRPISARALLPERALAGDGHARRELAHDIFGPLAAHSGDLITTLEAYWACGTSIEATARRLFIHANTVRYRLGRIEDLTGYSPSDPRGSYVLRLAGTLGRLLD; from the coding sequence ATGCCCGACGAGACGCCCGACTGGATCCCGGCACCCCGCCCCCGCGCGGCGATGGCCAAGCGCCTGCGGGCAGCCTCCTCGGCGATGACGACCGCGGCGCTGGCCGAGATCACGCGCCGCTACCCGTGGTTCTCCGACCTGGACGCCGACAACCGCGCCTCGGTCACGCTCGTGGTGCGCGCCGGCGTGGACGGCTTCGTCGACTGGTTCGCCTCGGGCGCGACGGGCCTGGAGCAGCGCAACATCTTCGCCGCCGCCCCACGCTCGCTCACCACGCGCCTGGCCCTGCAGCAGACCGTCGACCTGATCCGCACCACGGTCGAGACCGTGGAGCAGCAGATCAACACGGCGCTCCCCCGCTCCGACCGGCAGGTCCTCACGCTGGCCGTGCTGCAGTACTCGCGCGAGATCGCGTTCGACGCCGCCGAGGTGTACGCCCGCGCCGCTGAGACCCGCGGCGCCTGGGACGCCCGCCTGGAGGCCCTCGTCATGGACGCCGTCGTGCGCGGCGACGCCGACGAGTCGGTCGTCTCCCGGGCCTCGACGCTCGGGTGGCACTCCCCGGCCGGCCTCTGCGTCGTCATCGGCGACCTGCCCGCCGGCGACCCCTCCCTGCGCGACCTGCGGTACGCCGCCGGCAAGGCCGGGCTCGACATCCTCGCCTCGGCCCAGGGCCCGCGCCTGGTCGTCCTGCTCGGCGGCGACTTCGACCACGAGGACGAGGCCCTCGAGCACGTCGCCGACCTCGTCGACGCGTTCGGTGAAGGCCCCGTCGTGGTCGGCCCCGTGGTCACCGACCTCGTCGAGGCCGTGGTCAGCGCCCGCGCCGCCACCTCGGGCCGCCGCGCCGCCGCGGCCTGGGTGGACGCCCCGCGTCCCATCTCCGCCCGCGCGCTCCTGCCCGAGCGCGCCCTCGCCGGCGACGGGCACGCCCGCCGCGAACTGGCCCACGACATCTTCGGGCCGCTGGCGGCCCACTCCGGCGACCTGATCACCACCCTGGAGGCCTACTGGGCCTGCGGGACGTCCATCGAGGCGACCGCCCGGCGTTTGTTCATCCACGCCAACACGGTCCGCTACCGCCTGGGCCGGATCGAGGACCTGACCGGCTACTCCCCCTCCGACCCGCGCGGCTCGTACGTGCTCAGGCTGGCGGGCACCCTGGGCCGCCTGCTCGACTGA
- a CDS encoding beta-ketoacyl-ACP synthase III encodes MALKASQGAAYSRVEGIGSAIPSRVVDNHEMTTYIETSDEWIQQRTGIVERRWVGEGETVESLTLEAARNAMEHAGVEATDIDAVIVSTVSHLVQTPSLAAIVAAKLGTDGAAAFDISAACAGFSYGLAQADSLVRSGAARRVVVIGAETLSQITDLHDRATAFLFADGAGAAVVGPSDVPAMGPVVWGSDGDQADVIEMNRDWNEAVATGQTSQITMQGQAVFRWATSFIADAARRTLEASGLTPDELDLFVPHQANNRITDSMLRHLKLPETVTVARTIRNFGNNSAASIPIALDAMIASGEAKSGDTCLIIGFGAGLVYAGQVITIP; translated from the coding sequence ATGGCGCTGAAGGCCAGCCAGGGAGCCGCGTACTCCCGCGTGGAGGGGATCGGTTCGGCCATCCCGTCCCGCGTCGTGGACAACCACGAGATGACGACCTACATCGAGACCTCCGACGAGTGGATCCAGCAGCGCACCGGCATCGTCGAGCGCCGCTGGGTCGGCGAGGGCGAGACCGTCGAGTCGCTGACCCTCGAGGCCGCCCGCAACGCCATGGAGCACGCCGGCGTCGAGGCCACCGACATCGACGCCGTGATCGTGTCGACCGTCAGCCACCTCGTGCAGACGCCCTCGCTGGCCGCCATCGTGGCCGCGAAGCTGGGCACCGACGGCGCCGCCGCGTTCGACATCTCCGCCGCGTGCGCCGGCTTCTCCTACGGCCTGGCCCAGGCCGACTCGCTGGTCCGCTCCGGCGCGGCCCGCCGCGTGGTCGTGATCGGCGCGGAGACGCTCAGCCAGATCACCGACCTGCACGACCGGGCGACGGCGTTCCTGTTCGCCGACGGCGCGGGCGCCGCGGTCGTCGGCCCCTCCGACGTGCCCGCCATGGGCCCGGTGGTGTGGGGCTCCGACGGCGACCAGGCCGACGTGATCGAGATGAACCGCGACTGGAACGAGGCCGTGGCCACCGGCCAGACCTCCCAGATCACGATGCAGGGCCAGGCGGTGTTCCGCTGGGCGACCAGCTTCATCGCCGATGCGGCGCGACGCACGCTCGAGGCGTCCGGGCTCACCCCCGACGAGCTCGACCTGTTCGTCCCGCACCAGGCCAACAACCGCATCACCGACTCGATGCTGCGCCACCTCAAGCTGCCCGAGACCGTCACGGTCGCCCGCACGATCAGGAACTTCGGCAACAACTCCGCCGCGTCCATCCCGATCGCGCTCGACGCGATGATCGCCTCCGGCGAGGCCAAGTCCGGCGACACCTGCCTGATCATCGGGTTCGGTGCCGGCCTGGTCTACGCCGGCCAAGTCATCACGATCCCCTGA
- a CDS encoding SigE family RNA polymerase sigma factor, with protein sequence MLQGWGKATRDAEFTAFVEESTPRLVRLGVGLTGSGDAARELVQASLVKTYVAWPRIRQGEAYAYTRRIMANERVDAWRSTRKEVSTGDAPDRPSSPASRTEDHDQLVRLLATLPQRQRAVVVLRYYDDLSEAQVADLLGISVGAVKSAASRGLASLRATHSSHDTTEAGAR encoded by the coding sequence GTGCTGCAGGGTTGGGGCAAGGCCACCCGCGATGCGGAGTTCACGGCCTTCGTCGAGGAGTCGACCCCCCGGCTGGTCCGGCTGGGTGTCGGCCTCACCGGGTCCGGCGACGCGGCCCGCGAGCTGGTCCAGGCCAGCCTGGTCAAGACGTACGTCGCCTGGCCGCGCATCCGCCAGGGTGAGGCCTACGCGTACACGCGCCGCATCATGGCCAACGAGAGGGTGGACGCCTGGCGCTCCACCCGCAAGGAGGTGTCGACGGGCGACGCCCCGGACCGGCCCTCCTCCCCCGCCTCGCGCACCGAGGACCACGACCAGCTCGTCCGCCTGCTGGCCACGCTGCCGCAGCGTCAACGCGCGGTGGTCGTCCTGCGCTACTACGACGACCTCTCGGAGGCCCAGGTGGCCGACCTGCTCGGGATCTCGGTCGGTGCCGTCAAGAGCGCCGCCTCCCGCGGGCTGGCCAGCCTCCGCGCCACCCACTCCTCCCACGACACCACGGAAGCAGGTGCCCGATGA
- a CDS encoding DUF3052 domain-containing protein: MGFEQGQVVQELGWDSDVDESLRDEIMDAIDADLVDDALEAVDAVLLWWREEDGDVGDALVDALRDLSTTGHIWLLTPKIGRDGYVDPADIAEGTATAGLVLANPASVSREWQAQKIVRPKAGRR, translated from the coding sequence ATGGGTTTCGAGCAGGGCCAGGTGGTCCAGGAACTCGGGTGGGACTCCGACGTCGACGAGTCGCTGCGCGACGAGATCATGGACGCCATCGATGCCGACCTGGTCGACGACGCCCTCGAGGCCGTCGACGCGGTGCTGCTGTGGTGGCGCGAGGAGGACGGTGACGTGGGGGACGCCCTCGTCGATGCCCTGCGCGACCTCTCCACGACGGGGCACATCTGGTTGCTGACCCCCAAGATCGGCCGCGACGGCTACGTCGACCCGGCCGACATCGCCGAAGGCACCGCGACAGCCGGGCTGGTGTTGGCCAACCCGGCGTCGGTGTCGCGTGAGTGGCAGGCGCAGAAGATCGTGCGCCCCAAGGCCGGTCGCCGCTAG
- a CDS encoding ACP S-malonyltransferase, translating into MLAIVAPGQGAQTPGFLAPWLEDAHFASRLQELSDVVGLDLVHYGTEADAETIKDTAIAQPLLVAAGLLAGEALTRSVPFAGVDVLAGHSVGEVTAAAAAGVLAGSDAIVFVRERANGMAEASALRPTTMAAVVRGEPDAVLAAIEAVGATAANNNGAGQIVAAGTVEQIEALKANPPERARVIGLSVAGAFHTEHMEPGRVRVEATASGMTAHDPSTTLLSNADGQAVDSGADYVARLVSQVTSPVRWDLCMATMAELGVTGILELPPAGTLTGIAKRNMPGVELFNLNTPDQIDEAREFIARHNGKA; encoded by the coding sequence GTGCTTGCGATCGTCGCGCCCGGACAGGGCGCCCAGACCCCCGGATTCCTCGCCCCCTGGCTCGAGGACGCCCACTTCGCGTCCCGCCTGCAGGAGCTGAGCGACGTCGTCGGGCTCGACCTCGTCCACTACGGCACCGAGGCCGACGCCGAGACCATCAAGGACACTGCGATCGCCCAGCCGCTCCTCGTCGCCGCCGGCCTGCTGGCCGGTGAGGCCCTCACCCGCAGCGTCCCCTTCGCCGGCGTCGACGTGCTCGCCGGTCACAGCGTGGGCGAGGTCACCGCGGCCGCCGCCGCGGGCGTCCTGGCCGGGAGCGACGCGATCGTCTTCGTGCGGGAGCGGGCCAACGGCATGGCCGAGGCGTCCGCCCTGCGCCCCACCACCATGGCCGCCGTGGTGCGCGGCGAGCCCGACGCCGTGCTGGCCGCCATCGAGGCCGTCGGCGCGACCGCAGCGAACAACAACGGTGCCGGCCAGATCGTGGCCGCGGGCACCGTCGAGCAGATCGAGGCCCTCAAGGCCAACCCGCCCGAGAGGGCCCGCGTGATCGGCCTATCGGTCGCCGGGGCGTTCCACACCGAGCACATGGAGCCGGGTCGCGTCCGGGTCGAGGCCACGGCGTCCGGGATGACCGCCCACGACCCGAGCACCACCCTGCTCTCCAACGCCGACGGGCAGGCCGTCGACTCGGGTGCCGACTACGTCGCGCGCCTCGTCTCGCAGGTCACCTCGCCCGTGCGCTGGGACCTGTGCATGGCCACGATGGCCGAGCTCGGCGTGACCGGCATCCTCGAGCTGCCGCCGGCCGGCACCCTGACCGGCATCGCCAAGCGCAACATGCCCGGGGTCGAGCTGTTCAACCTCAACACCCCCGACCAGATCGACGAGGCGCGGGAGTTCATCGCCCGCCACAACGGAAAGGCGTGA
- a CDS encoding acyl carrier protein produces MATTEEIRAQLAELVNEVAGVPVEDVQLDKSFVDDLDVDSLAMVEIIVGCEEKFGVTIPDEESKNLKTVGDAVAYIEQHA; encoded by the coding sequence ATGGCCACCACCGAAGAGATCCGCGCCCAGCTCGCCGAGCTCGTCAACGAGGTCGCCGGCGTGCCCGTCGAGGACGTGCAGCTCGACAAGTCGTTCGTCGACGACCTGGACGTCGACAGCCTCGCGATGGTCGAGATCATCGTCGGCTGCGAGGAGAAGTTCGGTGTGACGATCCCCGACGAGGAGAGCAAGAACCTCAAGACCGTCGGCGACGCCGTCGCCTACATCGAGCAGCACGCCTGA
- a CDS encoding PHP domain-containing protein: protein MRDPVVDLREIARLLDRHGGQTRRAQAFRRAAATLAALDPAERADVDRRRAWGNLTGIGATTTKVVAESHAGRVPAYLAELQAADGPLVDGPNPLLAHIRGDLHTHTEWSDGSSPLEEMALEARRLGRDWLAITDHSPRLRVANGLDTERRHRQREHIAALNEALGGFRVLAGAEVDILDDGSLDGEAAALDPLDVVVASVHSKLRMDADAMTVRMVTAIANPRTNVLGHCTGRLVAGDRGVRPQSTFDAEVVFEACRQFDVAVEINSRPERQDPPDDLLALAAEMGCLFAIDTDAHAPGQLGFSEYGAARAASVGLTPDRIVTCWDADRVVAWAAGGNPSANRGA from the coding sequence ATGCGAGACCCGGTCGTCGACCTGCGCGAGATCGCCCGGCTGCTGGACCGCCACGGCGGGCAGACCCGGCGCGCCCAGGCGTTCCGGCGCGCGGCCGCGACGCTCGCCGCGCTCGACCCGGCCGAGCGGGCCGACGTCGACCGCCGCCGCGCGTGGGGGAACCTGACCGGCATCGGGGCCACGACGACGAAGGTGGTCGCCGAGTCCCACGCCGGCCGGGTGCCGGCCTACCTCGCCGAGCTGCAGGCCGCCGACGGCCCGCTCGTGGACGGCCCCAACCCGCTCCTGGCGCACATCCGGGGCGACCTGCACACCCACACGGAGTGGTCCGACGGCTCGAGCCCGCTGGAGGAGATGGCCCTGGAGGCCCGCCGCCTGGGCCGGGACTGGCTCGCCATCACCGACCACAGCCCGCGGCTGCGCGTCGCGAACGGGCTCGACACCGAGCGGCGGCACCGCCAACGCGAGCACATCGCGGCGCTCAACGAGGCGCTCGGGGGCTTCCGCGTGCTGGCCGGGGCCGAGGTCGACATCCTCGACGACGGCTCCCTCGACGGGGAGGCGGCGGCCCTCGACCCGCTCGACGTGGTGGTCGCCAGCGTGCACTCGAAGCTGCGCATGGACGCCGACGCCATGACCGTGCGCATGGTCACCGCCATCGCCAACCCCCGCACCAACGTGCTGGGGCACTGCACCGGACGCCTCGTGGCCGGCGACCGGGGCGTCCGGCCGCAGAGCACGTTCGACGCCGAGGTCGTGTTCGAGGCCTGCCGCCAGTTCGACGTCGCCGTCGAGATCAACTCCCGACCCGAGCGGCAGGACCCGCCCGACGACCTCCTCGCTCTCGCGGCGGAGATGGGATGCCTGTTCGCCATCGACACCGACGCGCACGCCCCGGGGCAGCTCGGCTTCAGCGAGTACGGGGCCGCGCGCGCGGCGTCCGTCGGCCTCACCCCCGACCGCATCGTGACGTGTTGGGACGCCGACCGCGTCGTCGCGTGGGCGGCCGGTGGCAACCCGTCAGCAAACCGGGGGGCCTAG
- the aceE gene encoding pyruvate dehydrogenase (acetyl-transferring), homodimeric type: protein MASRDNAGPILNGLPTNLPDIDSEETAEWLESLDGMIDEQGRNRARYIMLKLLERSRERHLGVPSLTATDYVNTIPAESEPWYPGDQDLERQFRRLLRWNAAVMVHRAQRPGVGVGGHISTFASSATLYEVGFNHFFRGKDHPGGGDQVFFQGHASPGPYARAFLEGRLDEADLDGFRQEKSHIVDGKIRALPSYPHPRQMPDFWEFPTVSMGIGPINAIWQAQFNKYLHNRGIKDTSQQRVWAFLGDGEMDEVESRGALQWAAFEELDNLTFVVNCNLQRLDGPVRGNGKIMQELESFFRGAGWNVIKVVWGRGWDPLLAADKDGALVNVMNATSDGDYQTFKANDGAYVRDHFFARDPRTAKMVDGWTPERIWNLTRGGHDYQKVYSAYDAATKFTGAPTVILAHTIKGYFLGQHFAGRNATHQMKKLALDDLKQFRDRLDMPITDAQLEEDPYQPPYVRPDASDDRIAYALERRRALGGPVPQRRNNPKPIKLPDAKAYDSVKKGSGKQEVATTMAWVRLLKDLLRDKEFGAHVVPIIPDEARTFGMDSLFPTIKIYNPHGQNYTPVDHDLMLSYRESREGQIIHTGINEAGSLASFTAVGSSYATHGVHMVPIYIFYSMFGFQRTGDAIWAAADQLSRGFMIGATAGRTTLTGEGTQHMDGHSPLLAATNPAVVHYDPAYGYEIAHIMQDGLERMYGENPEDIIYYLTVYNEPIVQPAEPEGVDVEGIKKGMYLLAKGSWEGVNPDARQVQLLASGVGVPWALEAQKLLHDDWGVVADVWSVTSWTELRRDAMAVDDQRFLHPNEDAGESWIVQKLKDTVGPVIATSDYMKQVQDQIAQWVPGDYASLGADGFGFSDTRAAARRYFHIDGPSMVVKALQMLAARGEVDPAWPGQAAEKYQLLDVNAGTSGNSGGDA, encoded by the coding sequence GTGGCATCTCGCGACAACGCGGGCCCCATTCTGAACGGGCTGCCGACCAACCTGCCGGACATCGACTCCGAGGAGACCGCCGAATGGCTGGAGTCCCTGGACGGGATGATCGACGAGCAGGGCCGCAACCGGGCGCGCTACATCATGCTCAAGCTGCTGGAGCGCTCGCGTGAGCGCCACCTGGGCGTCCCGTCGCTGACCGCGACCGACTACGTCAACACGATCCCGGCCGAGTCCGAGCCGTGGTACCCCGGCGACCAGGACCTGGAGCGCCAGTTCCGCCGCCTGCTGCGCTGGAACGCTGCGGTCATGGTGCACCGCGCCCAGCGCCCCGGCGTCGGCGTCGGCGGTCACATCTCGACGTTCGCCTCCTCGGCGACCCTCTACGAGGTGGGCTTCAACCACTTCTTCCGCGGCAAGGACCACCCCGGCGGCGGCGACCAGGTCTTCTTCCAGGGCCACGCCAGCCCCGGCCCCTACGCGCGTGCGTTCCTCGAGGGACGCCTCGACGAGGCCGACCTGGACGGCTTCCGCCAGGAGAAGAGCCACATCGTGGACGGGAAGATCCGGGCCCTGCCCAGCTACCCGCACCCGCGCCAGATGCCCGACTTCTGGGAGTTCCCGACCGTGTCGATGGGCATCGGCCCGATCAACGCGATCTGGCAGGCCCAGTTCAACAAGTACCTCCACAACCGCGGCATCAAGGACACCTCGCAGCAGCGCGTGTGGGCGTTCCTCGGTGACGGCGAGATGGACGAGGTCGAGAGCCGTGGCGCCCTGCAGTGGGCGGCCTTCGAGGAGCTCGACAACCTGACCTTCGTCGTGAACTGCAACCTGCAGCGCCTCGACGGCCCGGTCCGCGGCAACGGCAAGATCATGCAGGAGCTGGAGAGCTTCTTCCGCGGCGCCGGCTGGAACGTCATCAAGGTCGTCTGGGGCCGCGGGTGGGACCCGCTGCTCGCCGCCGACAAGGACGGCGCCCTGGTCAACGTCATGAACGCCACCTCCGACGGCGACTACCAGACCTTCAAGGCCAACGACGGCGCCTACGTGCGCGACCACTTCTTCGCACGCGACCCGCGCACCGCGAAGATGGTCGACGGCTGGACGCCGGAGCGGATCTGGAACCTCACCCGCGGTGGCCACGACTACCAGAAGGTGTACTCCGCCTACGACGCCGCCACGAAGTTCACCGGCGCGCCGACGGTCATCCTGGCCCACACCATCAAGGGCTACTTCCTCGGGCAGCACTTCGCGGGCCGCAACGCCACGCACCAGATGAAGAAGCTGGCCCTGGACGACCTCAAGCAGTTCCGTGACCGGCTCGACATGCCGATCACCGACGCGCAGCTGGAGGAGGACCCCTACCAGCCGCCGTACGTGCGCCCCGACGCCTCCGACGACCGCATCGCCTACGCCCTCGAGCGCCGGCGTGCACTCGGTGGCCCGGTGCCGCAGCGCCGCAACAACCCCAAGCCCATCAAGCTGCCGGACGCCAAGGCCTACGACTCGGTGAAGAAGGGCTCGGGCAAGCAGGAGGTCGCCACCACCATGGCGTGGGTCCGCCTGCTCAAGGACCTGCTGCGCGACAAGGAGTTCGGCGCCCACGTGGTGCCGATCATCCCCGACGAGGCGCGCACGTTCGGCATGGACTCGCTGTTCCCGACCATCAAGATCTACAACCCGCACGGCCAGAACTACACGCCGGTGGACCACGACCTGATGCTGTCCTACCGCGAGTCCCGCGAGGGCCAGATCATCCACACCGGCATCAACGAGGCCGGCTCGCTGGCGTCCTTCACCGCGGTGGGCAGCAGCTACGCCACCCACGGCGTCCACATGGTGCCGATCTACATCTTCTACTCGATGTTCGGCTTCCAGCGGACCGGTGACGCGATCTGGGCCGCCGCCGACCAGCTCAGCCGCGGCTTCATGATCGGCGCCACCGCCGGCCGCACCACGCTGACCGGTGAGGGCACCCAGCACATGGACGGGCACAGCCCGCTGCTGGCCGCCACCAACCCGGCGGTCGTGCACTACGACCCGGCGTACGGCTACGAGATCGCCCACATCATGCAGGACGGCCTCGAGCGGATGTACGGGGAGAACCCCGAGGACATCATCTACTACCTCACGGTGTACAACGAGCCGATCGTGCAGCCGGCCGAGCCCGAGGGTGTGGACGTCGAGGGCATCAAGAAGGGCATGTACCTGCTGGCCAAGGGCAGCTGGGAGGGCGTCAACCCCGACGCCCGCCAGGTCCAGCTGCTGGCCTCGGGCGTGGGCGTGCCGTGGGCGCTGGAGGCCCAGAAGCTCCTGCACGACGACTGGGGCGTCGTCGCCGACGTGTGGTCGGTCACCTCGTGGACCGAGCTGCGCCGCGACGCGATGGCCGTCGACGACCAGCGCTTCCTGCACCCGAACGAGGATGCGGGCGAGTCGTGGATCGTGCAGAAGCTGAAGGACACCGTGGGCCCGGTCATCGCGACCTCGGACTACATGAAGCAGGTGCAGGACCAGATCGCCCAGTGGGTGCCCGGGGACTACGCCTCGCTCGGTGCGGACGGCTTCGGCTTCTCCGACACCCGCGCGGCCGCGCGGCGGTACTTCCACATCGACGGCCCGTCGATGGTGGTCAAGGCCCTGCAGATGCTCGCCGCCCGCGGCGAGGTCGACCCGGCGTGGCCGGGCCAGGCGGCCGAGAAGTACCAGCTGCTGGACGTGAACGCCGGGACCTCCGGCAACAGCGGCGGCGACGCCTGA
- the ftsE gene encoding cell division ATP-binding protein FtsE — protein MITFTEVTKRYPGQKRPALSGVSTTIDDGEFVFLVGPSGSGKSTFLRLVLREARATSGKVVVDGRDVGRMSGWRIPKLRRGIGTVFQDFRLLPGKSVHENVAFALQVIGRPGREIRRVVPETLELVGLADKADRLPEELSGGEQQRAALARAVVNRPRILLADEPTGNLDPTTSVGIMKLLDQINRDGTTILMATHDSTVVDQMRRRVVELSGGELVRDQAQGVYGYQ, from the coding sequence GTGATCACCTTCACCGAAGTCACCAAGCGGTATCCCGGGCAGAAGCGCCCGGCGCTCAGCGGGGTCAGCACCACGATCGACGACGGCGAGTTCGTCTTCCTCGTCGGGCCCTCCGGGTCGGGCAAGTCCACCTTCCTGCGCCTGGTGCTGCGTGAGGCGCGGGCCACCTCCGGCAAGGTCGTGGTCGACGGTCGCGACGTGGGCCGCATGTCCGGCTGGCGGATCCCGAAGCTGCGACGGGGGATCGGCACCGTCTTCCAGGACTTCCGCCTGCTGCCCGGCAAGTCCGTCCACGAGAACGTGGCGTTCGCCCTCCAGGTGATCGGACGCCCCGGGCGCGAGATCCGGCGCGTGGTGCCCGAGACGCTCGAGCTCGTCGGGCTCGCGGACAAGGCCGACCGCCTGCCCGAGGAACTCTCCGGCGGAGAGCAGCAGCGCGCGGCCCTGGCCCGCGCCGTGGTGAACCGGCCGCGGATCCTGCTCGCCGACGAGCCCACCGGCAACCTCGACCCCACCACCTCGGTCGGGATCATGAAGCTGCTGGACCAGATCAACCGGGACGGGACCACGATCCTGATGGCGACCCACGACTCGACCGTGGTGGACCAGATGCGGAGGCGCGTCGT